In a single window of the Fusarium falciforme chromosome 3, complete sequence genome:
- a CDS encoding F-actin-capping protein subunit alpha: MSEIETVSSFVEGAPPGELADIKALAISSPDIISDLAPAFEKYNEEQFVTVKLPGSSQPVIISSHNSLGDGRYYDVESSSSFAFNHATQKASAVQSHVLEGPQTDLVKSTLKSLSAYVSEHFPNAAYGVYPIQSDSQIAVIIVGNKYSPNNFWNGRWRSLYIFDPSSGTLEGSIKVDVHYYEDGNVRLLTNKPVSGSIPSGSGAGVVKEISSTERKYQEELNKGFVSLSEGAFKGLRRQLPVTRQKIEWDRVTSYRLGQDIGGGSSRR; the protein is encoded by the exons CTGGCAgacatcaaggccctcgccATCTCGTCCCCCGACATCATCTCCGACCTCGCGCCCGCCTTCGAAAAGTACAACGAGGAGCAGTTTGTTACGGTGAAGCTGCCCGGCAGCAGCCAGCCA GTCATTATCAGCTCCCACAACTCCCTCGGAGACGGACGATACTACGATGTTGagagctcctccagcttcgCCTTCAACCACGCGACGCAG AAAGCCAGCGCCGTGCAAAGCCATGTCCTTGAGGGCCCTCAAACGGATCTTGT GAAATCCACGCTCAAGAGCCTCAGCGCCTACGTCAGCGAGCACTTCCCCAATGCCGCATACGGAGTCTACCCCATCCAGTCGGATTCGCAGATTgcagtcatcatcgtcggaaACAAATACAGCCCCAACAACTTCTG GAACGGACGCTGGAGATCGCTCTACATCTTCGACCCCTCGTCCGGAACCCTCGAGGGCTCCATCAAGGTCGACGTGCACTACTACGAGGACGGAAACGTGCGGCTCCTGACCAACAAGCCCGTCTCAGGCTCGATCCCTTCGGGCAGCGGCGCCGGcgtcgtcaaggagatctCGTCGACGGAGCGCAAGTACCAGGAGGAGCTGAACAAGGGCTTCGTGAGCCTCAGCGAGGGCGCCTTCAAGGGCCTCCGGCGACAGCTGCCGGTGACGAGGCAGAAGATTGAGTGGGATCGTGTGACGAGCTACCGGCTGGGCCAGGACATTGGTGGTGGAAGCTCGCGACGATAG
- a CDS encoding DSBA domain-containing protein, with the protein MLVDIVIHGDLLCPWCFLQKKSLEAAMERYQALHPEIEFDVSWKPFLLYPTLRRGDKRTLYEKIMSPEKLRIFTSRLQKAGARHGVSFSVTGVTGPSQPAHRLLALALSTRGAAAQAALLDALFRGHFEAGADIADEEWLVRVARSAAGLDDVAVRAVLRSEEAGRMLEDEVRSAAVGGVEAVPCVTVQGRFRVGGYQESDVFEGLFDKIRREGR; encoded by the exons ATGCTGGTGGATATTGTCATCCACGGGGACCTCCTCTGCCCATGGTGCTTCctccagaagaagagccTGGAGGCAGCAATGGAACGATATCAAGCCCTCCATCCCGAGATCGAGTTCGACGTCTCCTGGAAGCCTTTTCTGCTATATCCAACATTACGAAGAG GCGACAAACGCACTCTATACGAAAAGATCATGTCCCCAGAGAAGCTCCGCATCTTCACTTCCCGTCTGCAAAAGGCCGGCGCCCGCCACGGCGTCTCCTTCTCCGTTACAGGCGTCACAGGCCCGTCCCAGCCCGCCCACAGGCTCCTAGCCCTAGCCCTCTCGACCCGGGGCGCCGCCGCCCAGGCGGCACTCCTCGATGCCCTTTTCCGGGGACACTTTGAGGCTGGCGCCGACATTGCCGACGAGGAGTGGCTTGTCAGGGTGGCGAGAAGCGCAGCcggtcttgatgatgttgctGTGAGGGCTGTCCTGAGGAGCGAAGAAGCTGGGAGGATgcttgaggatgaggttAGGAGTGCGGCTGTTGGGGGTGTCGAGGCTGTGCCGTGCGTCACGGTGCAAGGGAGGTTTAGAGTAGGAGGGTATCAAGAGTCGGATGTGTTTGAAGGCTTGTTTGACAAGATACGGCGGGAGGGTAGATGA
- a CDS encoding Transcription initiation factor IIE subunit beta: MSSYLDRQANAFKGTLSAAAAKISNPSSNKASSLAPPSLTPLSPSPSAASDPNTPSSKRKRDAAPEVPYSQPQLTGYGAEVKTQMTFAVEYLKKKGDTKTITEIIDHLSLRGYDEEHKRELAEGLRGHPRVDWKPDASLSEQTWKTGTYAHRPIIPNVKDATSLLGHLQAKTDASGVSVKDLKDGWPDCEDTLAKLEQEHRILVVRTKKDNLPRYVWPNDASLHHSVQPEFQAMWHRVPLPSIDDMHRKLVSVGQKPTSEDPHKAAQGQAAKPKQQKRRAGKRIGKATNVHMAHLMQDYSGMRR; encoded by the coding sequence ATGTCGTCGTACCTCGACAGGCAGGCTAACGCCTTCAAGGGGACCCTCTCGGCTGCCGCAGCAAAGATCTCCAACCCGTCCAGCAACAAAGCCTCGTCCCTCGCGCCGCCATCGCTGACTCCTCtgtctccttctccgtcGGCCGCCTCCGACCCAAACACTCCCAGCTCCAAGCGAAAACGAGATGCCGCGCCCGAGGTGCCCTACTCGCAGCCTCAGCTCACGGGCTACGGCGCAGAGGTCAAGACGCAGATGACGTTTGCCGTCGAGTacctgaagaagaagggcgacACAAAGACCATCACCGAGATTATTGATCATCTCAGTCTCCGCGGCTACGATGAGGAGCACAAGCGCGAGCTGGCCGAGGGCCTGCGCGGCCACCCCCGTGTTGACTGGAAGCCCGATGCCAGCCTCAGCGAGCAGACTTGGAAGACTGGCACCTATGCGCACCGACCCATCATTCCCAACGTCAAGGACGCAACCTCGCTACTTGGCCACCTCCAGGCCAAGACGGACGCATCAGGCGTGTCTgtcaaggacctcaaggaCGGCTGGCCCGACTGCGAGGATACACTCGCAAAGCTAGAGCAGGAACACCGGATTCTGGTGGTGCGCACGAAAAAGGACAACCTCCCGCGCTACGTGTGGCCCAATGACGCTTCGCTGCACCATTCAGTCCAGCCCGAATTCCAGGCCATGTGGCACCGTGTGCCCCTGCCCAGCATCGACGACATGCACCGCAAGCTCGTCAGCGTCGGACAGAAGCCCACGAGCGAGGACCCGCACAAGGCGGCGCAGGGACAGGCGGCAAAGcccaagcagcagaagcgCCGCGCGGGCAAGCGCATCGGCAAGGCGACCAACGTGCACATGGCGCATCTCATGCAAGATTACAGTGGCATGAGGAGGTAG
- a CDS encoding Cytochrome b5 heme-binding domain-containing protein, with product MAQVQEFTMQDVAEHNTKNDMYLVVHDKVYDCTKFLDEHPGGEEVMLDVAGQDGTEAFEDVGHSDEAREALDKLYVGELKRMPGEEGPKRTIVNSNQSTGKDSTSLGLGLYAVVVAGGFFAYLGYQYLQNQAEAQAAQASA from the exons ATGGCCCAGGTTCAGGAGTTCACCATGCAGGATGTTGCTGagcacaacaccaagaacgACATGTACCTCGTAGTCCACGACAAGGTCTACGACTGCACCAAGTTCCTCGACGAGCACCC TGGTGGTGAGGAGGTCATGCTCGACGTCGCTGGCCAGGACGGCACCGAGGCTTTCGAGGATGTCGGCCACAGTGACGAAGCCCGGGAAGCCCTCGACAAGCTCTACGTCGGTGAGCTGAAGCGCATG CCTGGCGAGGAGGGCCCCAAGCGCACTATCGTCAACTCGAACCAGAGCACCGGCAAGGATTCGaccagcctcggcctcggcctgtACGCTGTGGTCGTCGCCGGTGGCTTCTTCGCCTACCTGGGATACCAGTACCTCCAGAACCAGGCCGAGGCTCAGGCTGCCCAGGCCTCCGCATGA